From the Shewanella amazonensis SB2B genome, one window contains:
- the elbB gene encoding isoprenoid biosynthesis glyoxalase ElbB → MKNIAVLLAGCGVFDGSEIHESVLTLLSLTKAGARFQCFAPDIPQLHVVNHLSGEVAKDEHRNVLVEAARIARGDIKATTELNVADFDALIIPGGFGAAKNLCNFALVGADCDVAPEVRDFIAEFALSKKPVGFICIAPVMIPKLYGKGAIGTIGHDKGTSEAFCIMGGDHRDASVHEIVVDEANKIVSTPAYMLAGNIAEAHSGIEKLVNKVLAMA, encoded by the coding sequence ATGAAAAATATCGCAGTACTCTTGGCGGGCTGTGGTGTCTTTGACGGCAGCGAAATTCATGAATCGGTACTGACCTTGTTGTCCCTGACCAAGGCCGGTGCCCGTTTTCAGTGTTTTGCACCGGATATTCCCCAGCTGCATGTGGTCAATCATCTGTCCGGTGAGGTGGCAAAAGACGAACATCGCAACGTGTTGGTTGAGGCTGCGCGCATTGCCCGGGGCGACATTAAGGCCACCACAGAGTTAAATGTGGCCGACTTCGATGCGTTGATTATCCCCGGTGGTTTTGGTGCGGCAAAAAACCTGTGCAATTTCGCTCTGGTAGGCGCGGATTGCGACGTGGCACCCGAGGTGCGTGACTTTATTGCTGAGTTCGCCCTGTCGAAAAAGCCGGTAGGCTTTATCTGTATTGCACCTGTGATGATCCCCAAGCTCTACGGTAAGGGCGCCATCGGTACTATTGGTCACGACAAGGGGACCAGTGAAGCTTTTTGTATCATGGGCGGTGATCATCGGGATGCGTCAGTACACGAGATTGTGGTGGACGAGGCTAACAAGATAGTGAGCACTCCGGCATATATGTTGGCAGGCAACATCGCCGAGGCGCATTCCGGCATCGAAAAGCTGGTCAACAAAGTACTGGCGATGGCCTGA
- the glpG gene encoding rhomboid family intramembrane serine protease GlpG, whose product MMEFGRLPNARAAQALADYLKSRGIECLISPVAEGVSLSVVKPQDLAAAKAEFDYFLRHPGDDKYLAASWETGNTETQFNYGSPGLALLSRFVTAAGPITLTVFAFCILVYTAFNLGFAEQTYSLLSFFGAHGTDQSSEVWRIFTPTLMHFSLMHISFNLLWWWYLGGKIETRIGSWPLMTLLLVAGTLPNLIQYYVSGPNFGGLSGVVYAVAGYTFVMGIRKPSAGIYLPPSYMGFMLVWLILGFFDVLGLSMANGAHLGGLAVGLLQGLWDSRRR is encoded by the coding sequence CTGATGGAGTTCGGCCGACTGCCCAACGCCAGAGCAGCTCAGGCCCTGGCGGATTATCTCAAAAGCCGGGGGATAGAATGCCTAATCAGCCCGGTAGCAGAGGGCGTGAGCCTGTCGGTGGTCAAGCCACAGGATCTGGCTGCTGCCAAGGCCGAATTCGATTACTTTCTGCGTCATCCGGGTGATGATAAATACCTGGCGGCATCATGGGAAACCGGCAATACAGAAACTCAATTTAACTATGGTTCACCGGGACTTGCGCTGCTGAGCCGCTTTGTGACTGCCGCCGGACCCATTACGCTCACTGTATTCGCATTCTGTATTCTGGTGTATACGGCTTTTAATCTGGGCTTTGCCGAACAGACATATTCACTGCTGAGTTTTTTTGGCGCCCACGGCACCGACCAAAGCTCCGAAGTGTGGCGAATCTTCACCCCGACGCTGATGCATTTTTCGCTGATGCATATCAGCTTTAATCTCTTGTGGTGGTGGTATCTGGGCGGAAAGATTGAAACCCGTATCGGCTCCTGGCCGCTGATGACATTGCTGCTTGTGGCAGGCACCCTGCCCAACCTCATTCAGTATTATGTTTCGGGCCCTAACTTTGGCGGTTTGTCCGGTGTTGTGTATGCCGTCGCAGGCTACACCTTTGTGATGGGTATCAGAAAGCCCTCTGCCGGTATCTATCTGCCACCAAGCTATATGGGCTTTATGCTGGTTTGGCTGATATTGGGCTTCTTTGATGTTCTCGGACTTTCCATGGCCAATGGCGCCCACCTGGGTGGACTCGCAGTGGGTCTGCTGCAGGGGTTATGGGACAGTCGCCGCCGCTAA
- the glpE gene encoding thiosulfate sulfurtransferase GlpE → MSAFKHLSVNELIHMRTEQGTDVQIADIRDPQSFANGHIDGAVNLSNDNLARFIAESDMDKPLVVVCYHGISSQNAAAYLVEQGFDQVFSLDGGYSAWHMANL, encoded by the coding sequence ATGTCTGCTTTTAAGCACCTGAGCGTCAACGAGCTCATTCATATGCGCACCGAGCAAGGTACTGATGTACAAATTGCCGATATCCGCGATCCCCAAAGCTTTGCCAACGGCCATATTGATGGCGCTGTAAACCTGAGCAACGATAACCTGGCCCGTTTTATCGCCGAATCCGATATGGATAAGCCACTTGTCGTCGTGTGCTACCACGGTATCAGCAGCCAGAATGCCGCTGCCTATCTGGTGGAGCAGGGTTTCGATCAGGTGTTCAGCCTCGATGGCGGTTATAGCGCCTGGCATATGGCCAATCTCTGA
- the tdh gene encoding L-threonine 3-dehydrogenase: MKALAKLKPEEGIWMVDAPKPEMGHNDLLIKIRKTAICGTDVHIYNWDEWSQKTIPVPMVVGHEYVGEVVGIGQEVRGFKIGDRVSGEGHITCGHCRNCRAGRTHLCRNTTGVGVNREGSFAEYLVIPAFNAFKIPDDISDDLAAIFDPFGNAVHTALSFDLVGEDVLITGAGPIGIMAAAVCRHVGARHVVITDVNEYRLELARKMGATRAVNVAKENLKDVMKDLGMTEGFDVGLEMSGVPAAFHAMLDTMNHGGKIAMLGIPGGEMAIDWSKVIFKGLIIKGIYGREMFETWYKMASLLQSGLDLSPIVTHHFKVDDFQQGFDAMRSGQSGKVILSWD, translated from the coding sequence ATGAAAGCACTTGCTAAACTCAAGCCTGAAGAAGGCATTTGGATGGTTGATGCCCCCAAGCCGGAAATGGGCCATAACGATCTGCTGATTAAGATCCGTAAAACCGCCATTTGTGGCACCGACGTGCATATCTACAACTGGGACGAGTGGTCGCAAAAAACCATTCCCGTGCCTATGGTAGTAGGTCACGAATATGTCGGCGAAGTGGTGGGAATTGGCCAGGAAGTCCGCGGCTTCAAGATTGGCGACCGCGTATCCGGTGAAGGCCATATCACCTGTGGCCATTGCCGTAACTGCCGCGCCGGCCGCACTCATCTGTGCCGCAATACCACGGGCGTGGGTGTAAACCGTGAAGGCTCATTCGCCGAGTATCTGGTGATCCCAGCCTTTAACGCGTTCAAAATCCCCGATGATATCAGTGACGATCTGGCTGCCATTTTTGACCCATTCGGTAATGCCGTTCACACGGCGCTGTCATTCGACCTGGTAGGGGAAGACGTGCTTATCACAGGCGCCGGCCCCATCGGTATCATGGCTGCTGCCGTGTGCCGTCACGTGGGCGCCCGCCATGTGGTGATCACCGACGTGAACGAATATCGTCTGGAACTGGCTCGAAAGATGGGTGCTACCCGTGCGGTGAACGTGGCCAAGGAAAACCTCAAAGACGTGATGAAAGACCTCGGCATGACCGAAGGCTTCGACGTTGGCCTGGAAATGTCCGGCGTACCTGCCGCCTTCCATGCCATGCTGGATACCATGAACCACGGCGGCAAAATCGCCATGCTGGGTATTCCCGGCGGCGAAATGGCCATCGACTGGAGCAAGGTGATCTTCAAGGGACTCATCATCAAGGGCATCTACGGCCGTGAAATGTTTGAGACCTGGTACAAGATGGCCAGCCTGCTGCAATCGGGCCTGGACTTGTCCCCCATTGTTACCCACCACTTCAAGGTGGACGACTTCCAGCAAGGCTTCGACGCCATGCGTTCCGGTCAGTCCGGTAAAGTCATCCTCAGCTGGGATTAA